A window from Nitrosopumilus adriaticus encodes these proteins:
- a CDS encoding sialidase family protein, giving the protein MKARLLIIFLIAFTTIGMVSADAYHNEETSRGSNDPSIAVTEDDAYVVWMDSNHPNFGDVYFTKITDGKTIQVPINITNGTSFYPHPQIHVFENNVYLLWEDRVSEDGDEQMFFAKSNDDGKTFSEPKSIPENNQSIFRPASVHQVNDILYVFGSNWNREARQSSIIFVTSDDYGETFSEPTVLFNHEQSDQDIRIQVYDDTIYILSDDRNDFDEIGSLYLRKILPTGELSDIVNVNGGTTSVTHPQFAVYDENVYVSWRERVYEKGDWGITERWYQVFTKSHDGGDTFGEIITFDSDPKSIDTVGAEGDFVFAYDDSVYVLWKSEYWDGETQEFKIFLAYSTNNGQDFTVMTVPLNEKIVDHGYITTILEGDNLHQIAVTGKNLPYNDAAVYFASKTDNEYSVPVDILKDIQTRIGWMPKFASDGNNVHFVTEGNNDKNCLLYSFSNDNGESFGDVMNLSYGDDYTCFGKNLDIKPPIKQISSGTELSDVQCKEDRTVGYVLSLRQRDDMPVCVSADSHDELVNRGWLLENGQEILSLDAAKKFIESSPTFLSGGVEDSINLDIVNVRKTIPPIVTINGTFVVMNTKDILSDGPFEVVTETPDTKNVAMQVAQINKVHSAIIDGTWDEINQDYVEDIPKENTFHQYSPGPTSRIVLEIGDSINKRGMIPITITEISENAVGSATFWQFQPIRHNGDNRGVTWDFLPESHRQGWGFFDENGDDAWDDSKIPRDKYGIPADGHGYPMFCGDQRVNGESAHPSGIPIKPDVRTVIMKSGQMGYLPDSDGIYNIRYGSLFETDVIFPDNAKIIENESMLCIMENVREDATHGYYTNLVFELENEN; this is encoded by the coding sequence AAGAAACATCAAGAGGCAGTAATGATCCAAGCATTGCAGTAACTGAAGATGATGCATATGTAGTTTGGATGGATAGCAATCATCCAAATTTTGGTGATGTTTATTTTACAAAGATCACAGATGGAAAAACAATACAAGTCCCAATCAATATAACAAATGGAACATCGTTTTATCCACATCCACAAATTCATGTTTTTGAAAATAATGTCTATCTGCTATGGGAAGACAGAGTATCTGAAGATGGTGATGAACAGATGTTTTTTGCAAAAAGCAATGATGATGGAAAAACATTCAGTGAACCAAAGTCAATTCCTGAGAACAACCAGTCAATTTTCCGTCCTGCATCAGTACACCAAGTAAATGATATCCTCTATGTGTTTGGAAGTAATTGGAATAGAGAAGCAAGACAAAGCAGCATCATATTTGTAACAAGTGATGACTATGGTGAGACATTTTCAGAACCAACAGTTCTGTTTAATCATGAACAATCAGATCAAGACATAAGGATACAAGTGTATGATGACACAATTTACATTTTGTCTGATGACCGAAATGACTTTGATGAAATTGGTTCATTGTATCTTAGAAAAATTTTGCCTACTGGAGAACTGTCTGATATTGTAAATGTCAATGGAGGCACTACTAGTGTAACTCATCCACAATTTGCAGTGTATGACGAAAACGTCTATGTCTCATGGAGAGAAAGAGTATATGAAAAGGGAGACTGGGGAATCACTGAGAGATGGTACCAAGTCTTTACAAAAAGCCATGATGGTGGAGATACGTTTGGTGAGATAATCACGTTTGATTCAGATCCTAAGTCAATTGACACTGTGGGTGCGGAGGGGGATTTTGTGTTTGCTTATGATGACTCTGTGTATGTATTATGGAAATCCGAATATTGGGATGGGGAGACTCAAGAGTTTAAGATCTTTCTTGCATACAGTACCAACAACGGTCAGGATTTTACCGTAATGACAGTACCACTAAATGAAAAGATAGTAGACCATGGATACATTACAACAATACTGGAAGGTGACAATCTGCATCAGATTGCAGTAACTGGAAAAAATCTACCATATAATGACGCAGCAGTATATTTTGCATCAAAAACTGACAATGAATATTCAGTGCCTGTAGACATCCTAAAAGATATTCAGACGAGAATTGGCTGGATGCCAAAGTTTGCATCAGATGGAAACAATGTTCATTTTGTAACAGAAGGAAACAATGACAAGAACTGTTTGTTGTATTCATTTAGTAATGACAATGGTGAGTCATTTGGAGATGTTATGAATCTCAGCTATGGAGATGATTACACCTGTTTTGGTAAGAATCTAGATATCAAACCACCAATCAAACAAATATCCTCAGGTACAGAACTCTCAGATGTACAATGCAAAGAAGATCGTACTGTGGGATATGTTTTGTCACTAAGACAACGAGATGATATGCCCGTATGTGTCAGTGCAGACAGTCATGATGAGTTGGTAAACAGGGGATGGCTCTTAGAAAATGGACAAGAGATTTTGTCATTGGATGCTGCAAAAAAATTCATCGAGTCCAGTCCCACATTTTTATCTGGAGGGGTTGAGGATTCCATCAATCTTGATATCGTAAATGTAAGAAAAACAATTCCTCCAATTGTTACAATCAATGGGACATTTGTTGTGATGAACACCAAAGACATTCTCAGTGATGGTCCATTTGAAGTGGTAACTGAAACACCTGATACAAAAAATGTTGCAATGCAAGTGGCACAGATAAACAAAGTACATTCCGCAATAATTGATGGCACTTGGGATGAAATCAACCAAGACTATGTAGAAGATATTCCAAAAGAAAATACATTTCACCAATATTCTCCTGGCCCAACCTCACGCATAGTGTTGGAGATTGGTGATTCAATTAACAAAAGAGGAATGATTCCAATTACAATTACAGAAATATCTGAGAATGCGGTAGGAAGTGCAACATTTTGGCAGTTTCAGCCAATAAGGCATAATGGGGACAATCGAGGAGTAACATGGGATTTTTTGCCAGAGTCACATCGACAAGGATGGGGATTCTTTGATGAGAATGGAGATGATGCATGGGATGACTCTAAAATTCCAAGGGACAAATATGGAATTCCTGCAGACGGACACGGATATCCGATGTTTTGTGGAGATCAAAGAGTAAATGGAGAATCAGCACATCCATCGGGAATTCCAATAAAACCAGACGTGAGAACTGTGATCATGAAATCTGGACAGATGGGATATCTTCCAGATTCAGATGGAATTTACAACATTAGATATGGTTCATTATTTGAGACAGACGTAATATTTCCAGACAATGCCAAAATAATTGAAAATGAATCAATGTTGTGTATTATGGAAAACGTCAGAGAAGATGCAACACACGGATATTATACAAATTTAGTTTTTGAGTTGGAAAATGAAAACTAG